One Helianthus annuus cultivar XRQ/B chromosome 12, HanXRQr2.0-SUNRISE, whole genome shotgun sequence genomic region harbors:
- the LOC110892556 gene encoding uncharacterized protein LOC110892556 — protein MELAQVHTLNLRGVLSVSKRIILARYWHFISLSLIFFLPLSFYLIISPTLIHLPKHPFTYDHLIAYLVYTLIVYVLALCAIGTITYSTHHAFFGEPVSFLDSLKSLTFSFFPLASTAVLAHVLILVTSLNFLMFVGSVLMFMNNLGIVLTDYNSVYFMWFSAIMGAILITIVIYFYVEWSLAFVVVVVESRWGFAALMRSSYLVKGMR, from the coding sequence ATGGAATTAGCACAAGTGCACACCCTCAACTTAAGAGGCGTCCTCTCCGTATCAAAGAGGATCATCTTAGCCAGATACTGGCACTTTATCTCCTTAtctctcatcttcttcctccctCTTTCTTTTTATCTCATCATCAGCCCCACCCTCATCCACCTCCCCAAACACCCCTTCACCTACGATCATCTAATCGCTTATCTAGTCTACACCCTAATCGTCTACGTCCTCGCCCTATGCGCCATCGGCACCATCACCTACAGCACACACCATGCTTTCTTCGGTGAGCCCGTCAGCTTCTTAGACTCCCTCAAGTCCCTAACCTTCTCCTTCTTCCCGCTTGCTTCTACCGCGGTTTTAGCTCATGTTCTTATACTTGTTACCTCGTTAAACTTCCTCATGTTCGTTGGATCAGTTCTTATGTTCATGAATAACTTAGGGATTGTTTTAACTGATTACAACTCGGTTTACTTCATGTGGTTTTCGGCCATCATGGGAGCGATTCTAATCACGATTGTTATATATTTCTACGTGGAATGGTCGTTGGCTTTTGTGGTGGTTGTGGTCGAATCGAGATGGGGATTTGCGGCTTTGATGAGGAGCTCGTATTTGGTTAAGGGGATGCGATAG